The following coding sequences lie in one Calidithermus timidus DSM 17022 genomic window:
- a CDS encoding NADH dehydrogenase, producing the protein MNPLWQTLRTGLLTRSLQELFSLPPWASGWPVLRPEGLSRAVRQELLELCPSGAFAEEQGEFRLDLAQCVVCGRCFRAHPQAVGELRTPQVAVTRREDLVQRVDLTTRSFVELSPPPPTRAELHLPTLAFREVSAGNTGLDDSEVALAGNPFHDMGRFGFTVVASPRHADALLVSGPVSQNMREALLRTYEATPEPKGVVAVGNEAIGGEVFAQSPQVAGGVDRVLPVDVYVPGSPARPASILHGLLLLSGRVRQVLIGGRMVQEVREAEGEDG; encoded by the coding sequence ATGAATCCTCTTTGGCAAACCTTGCGCACCGGCCTCCTGACTCGAAGCCTGCAGGAACTCTTCAGCCTGCCGCCCTGGGCCTCCGGCTGGCCGGTGCTGCGGCCCGAGGGGCTTTCCCGAGCGGTGAGGCAAGAGCTCCTGGAGCTTTGTCCCAGCGGTGCCTTCGCCGAGGAGCAAGGGGAGTTCCGGCTGGACCTGGCGCAATGCGTCGTCTGCGGGCGCTGTTTCCGGGCCCATCCCCAGGCGGTGGGCGAACTGCGCACCCCCCAGGTGGCGGTAACCCGGCGGGAGGACCTCGTGCAGCGGGTGGACCTGACCACAAGGAGCTTCGTGGAGCTAAGTCCCCCGCCACCCACCCGCGCCGAACTCCACCTACCCACCCTGGCCTTCCGCGAGGTCTCCGCGGGCAACACCGGCCTGGACGATAGTGAGGTGGCGCTGGCCGGTAACCCCTTCCACGACATGGGTCGCTTTGGTTTCACCGTGGTGGCCTCACCCCGCCACGCCGACGCCCTCTTGGTGAGCGGGCCGGTGAGCCAGAACATGCGGGAGGCCCTCTTGCGCACCTACGAGGCCACTCCGGAGCCCAAAGGGGTGGTGGCGGTGGGCAACGAGGCCATCGGCGGCGAGGTCTTCGCGCAAAGCCCCCAGGTGGCCGGGGGGGTGGACAGGGTGCTGCCGGTGGACGTCTACGTGCCGGGCAGCCCGGCCCGGCCTGCTTCCATCCTGCACGGCCTCTTGCTGCTCAGTGGCCGAGTCCGACAGGTGCTGATTGGCGGGCGCATGGTACAGGAGGTGCGCGAAGCGGAGGGGGAGGATGGCTGA
- a CDS encoding NADH-quinone oxidoreductase subunit C: MEALKQALGSGRLVALWYDAPHLHYLVEESERDDPLRDGARSVHQRALPREFRVEAHGSFPSLAGEFPALEWFERELWEEHGLVPEGHPALKPLRNHRLPYPFDRVEGLHEVPVGPVHAGIIEPGHFRFSVLGERIVHLELRLGYQHRGVERLFQGTSLERALLLAERVGGDPVAHALAFCQAVEAALGVEVPPRARQLRRVLLELERLFGHLGHLTGLFTDIGYAYAATQVGRVRALLQGQLERLTGHRYGRNALTVGGVGFDLDPQTQLEVRRALSELAAEATVHLSAALKHPMVLDRLRYVGSVTPAQARLLGLVGPAARACGLGRDLRQDDELYQPFTPATRAGGDVLARAQVYAEEVRQGFAYLERFLTELPAGAVSASGAWPQEGELRKAFSRVEAGRGELFYWVRLRGRRVEQVKIVDPSFKNWRALELAVRGMGLPDFPLINKSFDLSYAGCDL, translated from the coding sequence GTGGAAGCTCTGAAGCAGGCGCTTGGGTCGGGCCGGCTGGTAGCCCTTTGGTACGATGCGCCTCACCTGCACTACCTGGTTGAGGAATCCGAGAGGGACGATCCCCTTCGGGACGGAGCACGCTCCGTACACCAAAGGGCCCTCCCACGGGAATTCCGGGTGGAAGCCCATGGGAGCTTTCCCAGCCTGGCGGGGGAGTTTCCGGCGCTGGAGTGGTTCGAGCGGGAGCTTTGGGAAGAGCATGGCCTGGTCCCCGAGGGCCACCCTGCCCTCAAACCCCTCCGCAACCACCGCCTCCCCTACCCCTTCGACCGGGTAGAGGGGCTACACGAGGTGCCGGTGGGGCCGGTGCACGCGGGCATTATCGAACCGGGCCACTTCCGCTTCAGCGTGCTGGGGGAAAGGATCGTCCACCTCGAGCTCCGCCTGGGTTATCAGCATCGGGGGGTGGAGCGGCTGTTCCAGGGGACTAGCCTCGAGCGGGCCCTTTTGTTGGCTGAGCGGGTAGGTGGGGATCCGGTAGCCCACGCCCTGGCCTTCTGCCAGGCGGTGGAGGCCGCTTTGGGGGTGGAGGTGCCCCCTAGAGCCCGCCAGCTCCGACGGGTGCTGCTCGAGCTCGAGCGCCTCTTCGGCCACCTGGGCCACCTCACAGGGCTTTTCACCGACATCGGCTACGCCTACGCCGCTACCCAGGTGGGCAGGGTGCGGGCCCTGCTCCAGGGCCAGCTCGAGCGCCTGACCGGACATCGCTATGGCCGCAACGCCCTCACCGTGGGGGGCGTGGGCTTTGATCTGGACCCGCAAACCCAGCTCGAGGTGCGGCGCGCGCTCTCCGAGTTGGCCGCCGAGGCCACGGTCCACCTCTCCGCAGCCCTCAAGCACCCCATGGTCCTCGACCGCCTACGCTACGTGGGCTCCGTCACCCCGGCTCAAGCCCGCTTGCTGGGCCTGGTGGGCCCGGCGGCGCGGGCCTGTGGGCTGGGGCGCGACCTGCGCCAGGACGACGAGCTATATCAGCCGTTCACCCCGGCGACGCGCGCTGGGGGCGACGTGTTGGCCCGGGCTCAGGTCTATGCCGAGGAAGTCCGGCAGGGCTTTGCCTATCTGGAGCGCTTCCTCACCGAGCTACCCGCGGGGGCGGTGTCGGCGAGCGGGGCCTGGCCCCAGGAGGGGGAACTGCGGAAGGCTTTCAGTCGGGTGGAAGCCGGGCGGGGGGAGCTCTTCTACTGGGTACGGCTGCGGGGGAGGCGGGTGGAGCAGGTCAAGATCGTCGACCCCAGCTTTAAGAACTGGCGGGCCCTCGAGCTCGCGGTGCGGGGGATGGGCCTGCCCGACTTCCCCCTCATCAACAAGTCCTTCGACCTCTCCTACGCGGGGTGCGACCTATGA
- a CDS encoding proton-conducting transporter membrane subunit — MLYLLLLLPLLPALHALREREAGRLASSTAAGALLSLGLALLVQNQAAGPLRLDGVGLFYLLLTDLLFALVALYARAYFQATKDREAWRFYAAGNLFLFAVHGAYLAHNLGLLWIFVEGSTLASALLVYHKGGTRALEATWKYLMLGSVGIALGLIGVILLYALLGGATLDWQEARVLVREANPTQLQLAFAFLLVGFGTKVGLFPLHAWLPDAHSEAPSPASALLSGTLLNVAFYALLRYVALLGSAGLFDFAAGLLQGFGLASLLAAGFFLFVQRDYKRLLAYSSMEHMGLAAYGLGLGVPWLAMLHTLFHSLAKTAAFLSAGNLLLAYQSKLIARVGAVQRVWPATAGLLLLSLLTLAGLPPFGLFYTEFQALFRSSPLSMGLYLLGLLGAFAGLLWPLSRMVFGEGDGMSFETSPRSRTLVVVPAVLVGLSLLLGLFPPVAVVERLAEVLAWKL; from the coding sequence ATGCTCTACCTGTTGCTACTGCTTCCCCTCCTGCCCGCCCTCCACGCCCTGCGCGAGCGTGAGGCCGGACGCCTGGCCTCCAGCACCGCTGCCGGGGCCCTGCTGTCTTTGGGCTTAGCGCTCCTGGTCCAAAACCAGGCCGCCGGCCCCCTGCGGCTTGACGGGGTGGGGCTGTTCTACCTGCTGCTCACCGACCTGCTCTTTGCGCTGGTAGCCCTGTACGCTCGAGCCTACTTCCAAGCCACAAAGGACCGAGAAGCCTGGCGCTTCTACGCGGCTGGGAACCTGTTTCTCTTTGCAGTGCACGGGGCTTATTTGGCCCACAACCTGGGCCTGCTGTGGATCTTTGTGGAGGGCAGCACCCTGGCTTCCGCCTTGCTGGTTTACCACAAAGGGGGGACAAGGGCCCTGGAGGCTACCTGGAAGTACCTGATGCTCGGCAGCGTGGGCATCGCCCTGGGGCTCATCGGGGTGATCCTGCTCTATGCCCTGCTGGGCGGGGCTACCCTGGACTGGCAGGAGGCCCGGGTGTTGGTCCGGGAAGCCAACCCAACGCAGCTCCAACTGGCTTTCGCCTTCCTGCTGGTGGGCTTTGGCACCAAGGTGGGCTTGTTCCCCCTGCACGCCTGGCTACCCGATGCTCACTCCGAGGCCCCGAGCCCTGCCTCGGCCCTGCTCTCGGGAACCCTACTCAACGTGGCCTTCTACGCCCTCCTGCGCTACGTCGCCCTCCTGGGCAGCGCGGGGCTGTTCGATTTCGCCGCAGGCTTGTTGCAGGGCTTCGGGCTGGCCTCGCTCCTGGCGGCGGGTTTCTTCCTCTTTGTCCAGAGGGACTACAAGCGCTTGCTGGCCTACTCCAGCATGGAACACATGGGGCTGGCGGCCTACGGCCTGGGCTTAGGGGTGCCCTGGCTTGCCATGCTGCACACCCTGTTCCACTCCCTGGCCAAGACTGCCGCTTTCCTCTCGGCAGGCAACCTGCTCCTGGCCTACCAGAGTAAGCTCATCGCTCGAGTGGGAGCGGTACAGCGGGTCTGGCCGGCTACCGCCGGGCTTTTGCTCCTCTCCTTGCTGACCCTGGCTGGCCTGCCCCCCTTTGGGCTCTTCTACACCGAATTCCAGGCCCTCTTCCGCTCGAGCCCGCTGTCGATGGGGCTCTACCTGCTGGGACTGCTGGGGGCTTTCGCTGGACTGCTGTGGCCCCTCTCCCGCATGGTCTTCGGCGAGGGGGATGGGATGAGCTTCGAGACGTCGCCACGCAGCCGAACGTTGGTGGTGGTGCCCGCCGTACTGGTGGGGCTGAGCCTGCTTCTGGGCCTCTTCCCCCCGGTAGCGGTGGTTGAGCGGTTGGCGGAGGTGCTCGCGTGGAAGCTCTGA
- a CDS encoding NADH dehydrogenase gives MVGRKSLDALIRLYALQSMLLALLAFVLAEGEQHFVLAGMALLLLKGVLIPRYLFWLLERLGVSHEVESYLSIPLSLLLGGVLVGVGFRVGSAFVLEGARLPEAVPVALSLILLGMLSMVSRKKAVTQVLGFLALENGVFLLALAETHGLPLFIELGVALDAFAAVVLAGVLISRIRAIFDHIDTARMRDLKG, from the coding sequence ATGGTGGGCCGCAAGAGCCTCGATGCGCTGATCCGGCTCTATGCTCTGCAGAGCATGCTTCTGGCGCTCTTAGCTTTCGTGCTGGCCGAGGGAGAGCAACACTTCGTGCTGGCCGGAATGGCTCTGCTACTGCTCAAGGGGGTGCTCATCCCCCGCTACCTCTTCTGGCTGCTGGAGCGCCTGGGGGTCAGCCACGAGGTGGAATCCTATCTTTCCATCCCCCTATCCCTACTCCTGGGTGGAGTGTTGGTGGGGGTGGGTTTCCGCGTGGGGAGCGCTTTCGTCCTGGAAGGGGCTCGGCTGCCCGAGGCCGTGCCGGTGGCCCTGAGCCTGATTTTGCTGGGGATGCTCTCCATGGTGAGCCGCAAAAAGGCGGTTACCCAGGTGCTGGGCTTTCTGGCCTTGGAGAACGGGGTCTTCCTGCTGGCTCTGGCCGAGACCCACGGCCTGCCGCTGTTCATCGAGCTGGGGGTGGCCCTCGATGCTTTCGCCGCCGTCGTGCTGGCCGGGGTGCTGATCTCTCGCATCCGGGCTATCTTCGACCATATCGACACCGCGCGGATGCGCGACTTGAAGGGGTGA
- a CDS encoding respiratory chain complex I subunit 1 family protein, which produces MSALLFLLLAPLFTGSLKWLKARLQNRRGPDPLYDYKNFLKLWRKTWIRPQGSSPLFMVAPAVSLLGVALAAAFLPMLPGISFAGDFLVLVYLLNLGRFFQVLAALDTGSAFGGQGSYRENLVAVLAEPGSVLALGAVGLASGGLSLATFSPLSQENALVYTLALVALSLALLAEGTRLPVDDPTTHLELTMIHEAQLLDHSGPLLALYELSSGLKLLVYVGLIALLIPLGALSFPTVLLLAWLALGYLETYGVKLRYLRLPDLMSYSTLSGILAVLGVVLRFRI; this is translated from the coding sequence ATGAGTGCCCTTTTGTTCCTCCTGTTGGCTCCGCTCTTCACCGGCAGCCTCAAGTGGCTCAAAGCCAGGCTGCAAAACCGCCGGGGTCCAGATCCTCTTTACGACTACAAAAACTTCCTCAAGCTCTGGCGCAAGACCTGGATTCGTCCTCAAGGGAGCAGCCCCCTCTTTATGGTTGCGCCCGCAGTAAGCCTGCTCGGTGTAGCGCTCGCGGCGGCTTTTTTGCCCATGCTGCCGGGGATTTCCTTCGCCGGAGACTTCCTGGTGCTGGTCTACCTTCTGAACCTGGGTCGCTTCTTCCAGGTCCTGGCCGCGCTGGACACCGGTAGTGCCTTTGGGGGGCAGGGCAGCTATCGGGAGAACCTGGTGGCGGTGCTGGCTGAGCCGGGCAGTGTGCTGGCCCTGGGAGCCGTGGGGTTGGCTTCGGGAGGCCTATCGCTGGCCACCTTCTCCCCCCTCTCTCAGGAAAACGCCCTGGTCTATACCCTGGCATTGGTTGCGCTGTCTTTGGCCCTGTTGGCCGAGGGGACCCGTCTGCCGGTGGATGACCCCACCACCCACCTCGAGCTCACGATGATCCACGAGGCCCAGCTTCTGGACCACTCCGGACCCCTTTTGGCCCTCTACGAACTCTCGTCAGGGTTGAAGCTCCTCGTATACGTTGGTCTCATCGCCCTTCTCATACCTCTCGGAGCGTTGTCCTTCCCCACAGTGCTCCTCCTGGCCTGGCTGGCGTTGGGTTACCTGGAGACCTACGGGGTCAAGCTGCGCTACTTAAGACTCCCTGACCTGATGAGCTACAGCACGCTGAGCGGCATCCTGGCCGTACTGGGGGTGGTGTTACGTTTTCGGATCTAG
- a CDS encoding ArsR/SmtB family transcription factor, translating into MESALHRFKAEFFKALGHPVRLAILDTLREGEKSVGRLAEELGLEQPSVSQQLGILRQRGFVEARKEGTSVYYRTADPDVYAFLDLGRAIFERYLKNQSNLLSEIKEDSSSL; encoded by the coding sequence ATGGAGTCCGCCTTGCATCGCTTTAAGGCCGAGTTCTTCAAAGCCCTAGGCCACCCGGTGCGCCTGGCCATCCTCGACACGCTGCGGGAGGGAGAGAAAAGCGTGGGCCGGTTGGCTGAGGAGCTGGGCCTCGAGCAGCCTAGCGTATCGCAGCAGCTCGGCATCCTGCGCCAACGCGGTTTCGTGGAGGCCCGCAAGGAGGGCACCAGCGTCTACTACCGCACCGCCGACCCCGACGTGTACGCCTTCCTCGACCTGGGTCGAGCCATCTTTGAGCGCTATTTGAAGAACCAAAGCAACCTCCTGTCCGAGATCAAGGAGGACTCAAGCTCGCTATGA
- a CDS encoding tyrosine-type recombinase/integrase, with product MELRSLANWRDPAKRRLEAIRAAHERDEAGLLELLKTYLLLKGRKRASLSPRTLETYTVGVRDFLTWAWPPDSPGPKVQLLKLSADDLDHYVADLQTHGSHLEHQPLKPSSIATYLASVRALYRALEWAGAAQLPQGVAAPRDPTPAYERRPALPPSLYRKLLAHLDPSEPTLQRDRVAVRLMAEAGLRISEVVHLLVSDVHLPERLLEVKRGKGSKQRSVPIGASLCAELERWFRTRLAYAAAGEPRVLVNMGGRKASGRGMTARMLREVINGHYRALDFPERYRGAHMLRHTAGTRFYKASRDLHATARLLGHTNLNTSAIYAKMDLEGLFEVVDRIDEED from the coding sequence ATGGAACTGCGTTCGCTGGCCAACTGGCGCGACCCAGCCAAGCGGAGGCTCGAGGCCATTCGGGCAGCCCACGAGCGTGACGAGGCGGGGTTGCTCGAGCTACTCAAGACCTACCTGCTCCTCAAGGGACGCAAGCGGGCCAGCTTGAGCCCCAGAACCCTCGAGACCTACACAGTCGGTGTGCGGGATTTCCTGACCTGGGCCTGGCCGCCAGACTCGCCAGGCCCAAAGGTCCAGCTTCTCAAGCTGAGTGCGGACGATCTCGACCACTACGTGGCCGACCTGCAGACCCACGGCAGCCACCTCGAGCACCAGCCCCTCAAGCCCTCGAGCATCGCTACCTACTTGGCCAGCGTGCGGGCGCTGTACCGGGCGCTGGAATGGGCCGGGGCCGCCCAGTTGCCCCAGGGTGTGGCGGCCCCTCGAGACCCAACGCCGGCCTACGAGCGACGCCCGGCTTTGCCGCCCAGTCTGTACAGGAAGCTGTTGGCCCACCTCGATCCCTCTGAACCCACGCTGCAACGGGACCGGGTCGCCGTTCGGCTGATGGCCGAGGCCGGGTTGCGTATAAGTGAGGTAGTTCACTTGCTGGTCTCCGACGTTCATTTGCCAGAGCGACTGCTCGAGGTCAAGCGCGGCAAGGGCTCCAAGCAGCGCAGCGTGCCTATCGGTGCCTCGCTGTGCGCCGAGCTCGAGCGCTGGTTCAGAACACGGCTGGCTTACGCGGCAGCCGGTGAGCCGCGGGTGCTGGTCAACATGGGCGGGCGCAAGGCCAGTGGCCGGGGCATGACGGCCCGAATGCTGCGCGAGGTCATCAACGGCCACTACCGGGCCCTGGACTTCCCTGAGCGTTACCGCGGCGCCCACATGCTGCGCCACACCGCCGGGACCCGCTTCTACAAGGCCAGCCGCGACCTGCACGCCACGGCAAGGCTTCTAGGCCACACCAACCTCAACACCAGCGCCATCTACGCCAAGATGGACCTCGAGGGCTTGTTCGAGGTCGTGGACCGCATCGACGAGGAAGATTGA
- a CDS encoding ArsR/SmtB family transcription factor, with product MPPTSTLDRAATCEERGIHPQALERARQAVPDERCVERASSLLKAVSDPTRLRILAALAATELCVCDLAALVGISESAVSHQLRLLREERLVSFRKEGRMAYYRLSDHHVTELIHSALEHAQESG from the coding sequence ATGCCGCCCACATCCACACTTGACCGTGCCGCCACCTGCGAGGAGCGGGGCATCCACCCGCAGGCCCTCGAGCGAGCCCGCCAGGCCGTGCCCGACGAGCGCTGTGTAGAGCGGGCCAGCAGCCTGCTCAAGGCCGTGTCCGACCCCACCCGTCTGCGCATCTTGGCCGCCCTGGCCGCCACCGAATTGTGCGTGTGCGACCTGGCCGCCCTCGTGGGCATCAGCGAGTCGGCGGTGTCGCACCAACTGCGCCTGCTACGGGAGGAGCGGTTGGTGAGCTTCCGCAAGGAGGGGCGCATGGCCTACTACCGCCTGAGCGACCACCATGTCACCGAGCTGATCCACAGTGCGCTCGAGCACGCCCAGGAATCCGGTTGA
- a CDS encoding heavy metal translocating P-type ATPase, translating to MTFSYSLQQIFPSAEHCPDCRARLERALRELPGVIVGRLEGTELRLQATRDPQAELSRAIERIRAQHAHETFRVEGMDCASCTRTVEGALRRLPGVSVQRINFVSERLEVAYDPRTVNPEDLGAMVEPLGYKLRLERSRVPIGVPGLPDPQEGAWHTTRQGRALILAGTLLALAWSFGHLEPQLSQWGYIAATLVGGGPFALKAYRAARVGNPFSINTLVSVAAGGAILIGEAAEAAVVVFLFAVGELLEGVAAGRARAGIRALAALAPKTALLIHEEDPGETQTDPAAGLRVPGKGFHTHEIPVERLEVGQKVLIQPGGRVPADGTILSGFSALDESPITGESLPVNKGPGDAVFAGSLNTDGVLTVRVDRSAQDNTIARILHLVEEAQESKAPTQRFIDRFSRFYTPAVMLLSLLVALVPPLLVGGWQEWVYKGLALLLIGCPCALLVSVPAAITSGISAGARRGLLIKGGAALEALGRVRTVAFDKTGTLTLGRPKVSDLIGLGVSQAELLAKAAAVEQGSSHPLAKAILERAAVDGVSVPASSDQRAVRGKAAMAELEGQTYAVGSPRYAAELAPLPDELRRLIERLERQGKTVVLLLRGATPLGLIALRDEAKAEAKQALDELGALGLRRVMLTGDNRRAAESIAGELGLEVRAELLPQDKFRAVGELRRGGGVAMVGDGINDAPALALADVGIAMGSGSDVALESADAALLHNSVRGVVDLIRLSRATLSNIRLNIAIALGLKAAFLLSTLLGVTNLWMAILADTGATVLVTANALRLLRFRSDAHSS from the coding sequence ATGACCTTCTCCTACTCCCTCCAGCAGATCTTCCCCAGCGCCGAGCACTGCCCGGACTGCCGCGCCCGGCTCGAGCGGGCCCTGCGTGAACTGCCAGGTGTGATAGTTGGCCGGCTCGAGGGCACCGAGCTGCGCCTGCAGGCCACCCGTGACCCCCAAGCCGAGCTCTCCCGCGCCATCGAGCGCATCCGGGCACAGCACGCCCACGAGACCTTCCGGGTCGAGGGGATGGACTGCGCCAGCTGCACCCGGACGGTGGAAGGCGCCCTTCGCCGCCTTCCGGGGGTCAGCGTGCAGCGGATCAATTTCGTGAGCGAACGCCTCGAGGTGGCCTACGACCCGCGAACAGTCAACCCCGAGGACTTGGGGGCCATGGTCGAGCCGCTGGGCTACAAGCTCAGACTGGAGCGATCCCGCGTGCCCATTGGTGTGCCGGGCTTGCCCGATCCCCAGGAGGGAGCCTGGCACACCACCCGCCAGGGGCGCGCCCTGATCCTCGCTGGCACACTGCTCGCCCTGGCCTGGAGCTTTGGCCACCTCGAGCCCCAGCTCTCCCAGTGGGGCTACATCGCCGCCACCCTCGTCGGCGGTGGGCCCTTCGCGCTCAAGGCCTACCGGGCTGCCAGGGTGGGCAACCCCTTCAGCATCAACACCTTGGTGAGCGTGGCGGCAGGGGGAGCCATCCTCATCGGCGAGGCTGCCGAGGCCGCGGTGGTGGTGTTTCTGTTCGCGGTAGGGGAGTTGCTCGAGGGGGTGGCGGCGGGCCGCGCCCGCGCGGGCATTCGCGCCCTGGCCGCGCTGGCCCCAAAAACTGCGCTGTTGATTCACGAGGAGGACCCTGGCGAAACGCAGACGGACCCGGCAGCAGGCCTGCGGGTTCCTGGCAAGGGCTTTCACACCCACGAGATTCCGGTCGAGCGGCTCGAGGTCGGGCAGAAGGTGCTGATCCAACCCGGTGGGCGGGTACCCGCCGACGGTACCATCCTCAGCGGCTTCTCGGCGCTGGATGAGTCGCCCATCACGGGGGAGTCGCTGCCGGTCAATAAAGGACCAGGCGACGCGGTCTTTGCCGGCAGCCTCAACACCGACGGGGTACTCACCGTGCGGGTGGATCGGAGCGCCCAGGACAACACCATCGCCCGCATCCTTCACCTGGTCGAGGAAGCCCAGGAGTCCAAAGCCCCCACCCAGCGCTTCATCGACCGCTTCAGCCGCTTCTATACTCCTGCCGTGATGCTGCTCTCGCTGCTGGTGGCCCTGGTCCCGCCACTCCTCGTAGGGGGATGGCAGGAGTGGGTCTACAAGGGGCTGGCCCTGCTCCTCATCGGCTGCCCCTGCGCCCTCCTGGTCTCGGTGCCTGCCGCCATCACCTCGGGCATCTCGGCGGGTGCGCGCCGCGGCCTGCTGATCAAGGGTGGGGCAGCGCTCGAGGCCCTGGGTCGGGTAAGGACCGTCGCTTTCGACAAAACCGGAACCCTCACCCTGGGCCGACCCAAGGTGAGCGACCTAATCGGGCTGGGCGTCTCCCAAGCCGAGCTGCTGGCCAAGGCGGCAGCGGTGGAGCAGGGTTCATCGCACCCCCTGGCCAAGGCCATCCTGGAGCGGGCTGCTGTAGACGGGGTGAGCGTGCCGGCCTCGAGCGACCAGAGGGCGGTGAGGGGAAAGGCGGCCATGGCGGAGCTGGAGGGCCAGACCTACGCGGTGGGCTCGCCGCGCTACGCTGCCGAGCTTGCACCCCTGCCCGACGAACTCCGACGCTTGATCGAGCGCCTCGAGCGGCAGGGCAAGACCGTGGTGCTGTTGCTGCGCGGGGCTACCCCGCTGGGCCTGATCGCCCTCCGCGACGAAGCCAAGGCCGAAGCAAAGCAGGCTCTGGACGAACTTGGGGCCCTGGGCCTGCGCAGGGTGATGCTCACCGGGGATAACCGCCGAGCCGCGGAGAGCATCGCCGGTGAATTGGGCCTGGAAGTGCGGGCCGAACTCTTGCCCCAGGACAAGTTCCGCGCGGTCGGCGAGCTGAGGCGGGGTGGTGGGGTGGCCATGGTGGGCGACGGGATCAACGACGCACCCGCTTTGGCCCTGGCCGACGTGGGCATCGCCATGGGCTCAGGAAGCGACGTGGCCCTCGAGAGCGCCGACGCGGCGCTGCTGCACAACTCGGTGAGGGGCGTGGTCGACCTGATACGGCTGTCGCGGGCCACCCTCTCCAACATCCGCCTCAACATCGCCATCGCCCTGGGCCTCAAGGCGGCCTTCCTGCTGAGCACCTTGCTGGGCGTCACTAACCTCTGGATGGCGATCCTGGCCGATACGGGGGCTACGGTGTTGGTCACGGCCAACGCCCTGCGGCTGCTGAGGTTCAGGTCAGACGCCCACAGCTCATGA
- a CDS encoding ABC transporter permease, whose protein sequence is MSAASAAPSALQREGFWNSRLMRRFRRNRLAVFGLFLVCLFLLVALFAPLLAPPPPVGNNCLRDVGATTPAEAITPTNGSFWRLMFAAPASCYQIARINFSQIPSPPLKPIQTEAGEVRPLFGTSSGYDVWYGIVWGTRTALKLAVTVVFFQLLIGITLGAISGYFGGWIDNLIQRLIDVIFAFPSLILVIVITSLLGKSLTFIILAFVLVGWAGYARIMRGEVLKTRALEFVDGARALGASDWRIIFRHVIPNSLTAITVIAVLDLGAIPLTAAALSFLGIGLPPGYTDWGQLISFARAWIQGTAENRLEYWYVSFFPAITIILFGLGWNLLGDALRDALDPRER, encoded by the coding sequence ATGAGCGCCGCTTCTGCCGCCCCAAGCGCTCTACAGCGCGAAGGCTTCTGGAACTCGAGGCTCATGCGGCGCTTCCGCCGCAACCGCTTGGCGGTCTTCGGCCTCTTCCTGGTGTGCCTATTCTTACTGGTGGCCCTGTTCGCCCCCCTGCTGGCGCCTCCACCCCCGGTGGGCAACAACTGCCTGCGCGACGTGGGGGCCACCACCCCCGCCGAGGCCATCACCCCCACCAACGGTAGCTTCTGGCGGCTGATGTTCGCTGCCCCGGCGAGCTGCTACCAGATCGCCCGCATCAACTTCAGCCAGATCCCCTCGCCCCCCCTCAAGCCCATCCAAACCGAGGCTGGGGAGGTACGCCCCCTCTTCGGCACCAGCAGCGGCTACGACGTGTGGTACGGCATCGTTTGGGGTACGCGCACCGCGCTGAAGCTGGCTGTCACGGTGGTCTTCTTTCAGCTCCTCATCGGAATTACCCTCGGTGCGATATCCGGCTACTTTGGTGGGTGGATCGACAACCTCATCCAGCGTCTCATCGATGTGATCTTCGCCTTCCCGAGCCTGATTCTGGTGATCGTGATCACCTCCTTGCTGGGAAAGAGCCTGACTTTCATCATCCTGGCCTTCGTGTTGGTGGGTTGGGCGGGGTATGCCCGTATCATGCGCGGGGAAGTGCTCAAGACGCGCGCACTGGAGTTCGTGGATGGGGCCAGGGCTTTGGGGGCCAGCGACTGGCGCATCATCTTCCGCCACGTCATCCCCAACTCCCTCACCGCCATCACCGTCATCGCCGTGCTCGACCTGGGGGCCATCCCGCTGACGGCGGCGGCTTTGTCCTTCCTGGGCATCGGCTTGCCGCCGGGCTACACCGACTGGGGGCAGCTCATCAGCTTCGCCCGCGCTTGGATTCAGGGGACGGCGGAGAACCGGCTGGAGTACTGGTACGTGTCCTTTTTCCCGGCCATCACCATCATCCTCTTCGGCCTGGGATGGAACCTGCTGGGCGATGCCCTGCGCGACGCCTTAGACCCGCGCGAGCGCTGA